CGCGTTTGTTGTGGTCCTTGACTGTGAGCATGGAGGCCTCCATCGGGTATGAGCGTACGGTTCGGCAAACCTACGCATTCATCTCTGTTCTACGCCTTTGGCGGCAATCGATTCTGATCTGGATCAGTCCCTGCGTAGCCGCCCGTTGATTGCGCTGTAGTTGATTCAGATCAAACTGCAGGGGGCATCGCCGGGCGCACGCTGCAAAGGGAGTCGCAGATGAATTGAACAAACCGGTGGAGGTGTGCGATGGGCCAGTACCAGCGTCTGCTATTGATCGTCGAGCCCGATTTGCATCCCTCCGCAGCCATGCGCAGGGCCTGCGCCCTGGCCCGTGCCAGCGGGGCGGTGTTGCGCCTGTGCGTGTTTGTCCAACCGCCGCCTCGCACACATCTGTGGGGCGCAAAAAACGACGAGGTGACCATCCAGGGATATTTGCATCGTTATCGGCGCTGGATGGTGGAGGAAGCGACAATGCTCAGGGAGGAGGGGTTGCAAGTGGATACCGAGGTGGTCTGGACCACGCACCCGCTGCTCGACATTCTTCGCCATGTCGAGCAGTTCAAACCTGACCTGTTGATCAAGGACGTGACCTTTGAACCATTGCTCAAGCGTGTCTTCATCACACCGCTCGATTGTCATCTGCTGCGCGAATGCACGGTACCGGTGCTGCTGGTCAACCAGGCGGAGCATGGCTTGCCACGTCGGGTGGTGGCCGCGGTTGATCCCTCGGATCCTCATGCCAGTGCCTTGAACGAACGAATCGTGCAAACCGCCACCATGCTGGCCGGACAATGTGACGCCGCGTTGCATCTGTTATATGCCTGCGACCTGTCGCCTGCAGTCAATGGCGATACCGCGTTGTTGGCTGGCGCCTGGGATGACGAGTTTGCCGATGATTTGCGTGAGTCATTGCACATGGCGTTTATCAACCTGGCCGAGCGCTGTGGCGTGCCGGCCGAGCGTCGACATTTCATCCTTGGCCTGCCTGTGCCAGTTATCCATGAGTTCGTCGACGAGATCGAGGCTGACGTGATGGTGATGGGAACCGCGCACCGCGTCGGCCTGGAGC
This genomic interval from Pseudomonas alvandae contains the following:
- a CDS encoding universal stress protein, whose product is MGQYQRLLLIVEPDLHPSAAMRRACALARASGAVLRLCVFVQPPPRTHLWGAKNDEVTIQGYLHRYRRWMVEEATMLREEGLQVDTEVVWTTHPLLDILRHVEQFKPDLLIKDVTFEPLLKRVFITPLDCHLLRECTVPVLLVNQAEHGLPRRVVAAVDPSDPHASALNERIVQTATMLAGQCDAALHLLYACDLSPAVNGDTALLAGAWDDEFADDLRESLHMAFINLAERCGVPAERRHFILGLPVPVIHEFVDEIEADVMVMGTAHRVGLERLIGSTTERALYALPGSLLAVRG